The Nitrosospira lacus genome window below encodes:
- a CDS encoding di-heme-cytochrome C peroxidase, whose product MNQFSIALKKKRRTFFIPVLVLMITLLPACAALEADPDRGATTVKQDVFGDSFTAVKYLDQGWTPADSLWFYTITQGSNMMPYDFFLALEQVGKSEPFRSNENMNRYRYLPQKITSSNPDGLPVGFVKDDYKGKEYLGLTCSACHTGQINYKGKGIRIDGGPASADMETFMADIVRALIATLENEEARNRFVKNVLSRGNYKTEAEVLADLKKYRERLASYITINYSNLHYGYARLDAFGRIYNRVLEHVINIRELKELLRDPRIMGEHAMTEEQIKAITSDAGTVLSGVERDNIVQNIVRTLNENNGWEALGRLRKKLFNPPDAPVSYPFLWDTPQHDYVQWNGLTENAGLKAIARNTGEAIGVFGSLDWTERKGFSLSSFINGQGFYGPHISYYSSVDVHNLRLIEARLLSLQSPLWPEDIFPPIDKSRLANGRSLFNKHCVSCHARIQRDDPDRRVVAHMSSSSDVGTDPQMAENSVSYQGFSGILRNQYVGMSVGDVLLDRRAPVAALLTRATIGVVATPDQDKWFLRRWIDWLSNLAAGFRHNEIKPSIKHGDYDPDTTANPVASLKSYKARPLNGIWATAPYLHNGSVPTLYDLLLPKRRAGDPQDGEYRPDEFEVGSREFDPVKVGLKSTGYGGFVFKTDIRGNSNAGHDYGVRRTADESDGPVDQKIKDQCTDETIKDELMDKSIKCLYPMSKEERLDLLEYLKTL is encoded by the coding sequence GTGAACCAATTCTCAATCGCGCTGAAAAAAAAGCGACGTACATTTTTTATTCCTGTACTAGTTCTCATGATCACGCTCCTGCCAGCCTGCGCGGCACTCGAGGCTGATCCGGACAGGGGTGCAACCACCGTAAAGCAGGATGTTTTTGGCGACAGCTTTACGGCGGTAAAGTATCTTGATCAAGGATGGACACCCGCCGATAGCCTCTGGTTTTACACCATCACGCAGGGATCCAACATGATGCCCTACGATTTTTTCCTGGCACTGGAGCAGGTCGGCAAATCCGAGCCGTTTCGCTCCAACGAGAACATGAATCGCTACCGCTATCTGCCGCAGAAGATCACTTCCAGCAACCCGGATGGGCTGCCTGTCGGATTCGTCAAGGATGACTACAAGGGTAAGGAATATCTCGGCTTGACTTGCTCCGCCTGCCATACCGGACAAATAAACTATAAGGGCAAGGGAATACGGATTGATGGCGGCCCGGCAAGTGCCGATATGGAAACCTTCATGGCGGATATCGTCCGCGCCTTGATAGCAACCCTCGAAAACGAGGAGGCCCGGAACCGGTTTGTGAAAAATGTCTTGTCTCGCGGCAATTACAAGACGGAGGCCGAGGTGCTCGCAGACCTCAAAAAATATCGCGAGCGTCTCGCCAGCTATATTACGATCAACTACAGCAACCTCCATTACGGCTACGCGCGCCTGGATGCGTTCGGACGCATTTACAACAGGGTTCTGGAACATGTCATCAACATAAGAGAGCTTAAGGAACTGTTGCGTGATCCCAGAATAATGGGAGAACACGCGATGACTGAGGAACAGATAAAAGCGATAACAAGCGATGCAGGTACTGTTCTCAGCGGGGTTGAACGGGATAATATTGTCCAGAACATCGTGAGGACCTTGAACGAAAACAATGGCTGGGAAGCACTCGGGCGTTTACGGAAGAAGCTCTTCAATCCGCCTGATGCACCCGTAAGCTACCCATTTCTGTGGGATACCCCTCAGCATGATTATGTTCAATGGAACGGCCTCACGGAAAATGCCGGGCTGAAGGCGATCGCACGCAATACAGGAGAGGCAATAGGCGTATTCGGTTCACTTGACTGGACGGAAAGAAAAGGGTTTTCGCTGTCGTCCTTCATCAACGGGCAGGGCTTCTATGGCCCTCACATCAGTTATTATTCTTCCGTTGACGTCCATAACCTACGCCTTATCGAAGCGCGTCTGTTGAGTCTGCAATCTCCGTTATGGCCGGAGGATATCTTTCCGCCCATTGACAAAAGCCGCCTTGCGAATGGGAGATCCTTGTTCAACAAGCATTGCGTGAGCTGTCATGCAAGAATCCAGCGCGACGATCCAGATCGCCGCGTCGTGGCACACATGTCAAGCTCAAGCGATGTGGGCACGGATCCCCAGATGGCCGAAAATAGCGTAAGTTACCAAGGTTTCTCCGGCATTCTGCGCAATCAGTATGTTGGCATGAGTGTGGGCGATGTCCTGCTGGATCGGCGAGCTCCGGTTGCAGCCTTGCTGACCCGGGCGACTATCGGGGTTGTCGCTACTCCTGATCAGGACAAATGGTTCTTGCGCCGCTGGATCGACTGGCTTTCCAATTTGGCGGCAGGGTTCCGCCATAACGAGATCAAACCATCGATCAAGCACGGGGATTACGATCCGGACACCACGGCCAATCCAGTCGCATCCTTGAAATCTTATAAGGCACGGCCGCTGAATGGCATCTGGGCAACCGCGCCTTACCTGCATAATGGCTCCGTACCGACACTCTATGATTTGCTATTGCCGAAAAGACGTGCGGGAGATCCGCAAGATGGCGAGTATCGACCTGACGAGTTTGAGGTCGGTTCACGCGAATTCGACCCTGTCAAGGTAGGCCTGAAAAGTACGGGATATGGGGGCTTCGTATTCAAGACAGACATTCGCGGCAATAGCAACGCCGGACACGACTACGGTGTCAGACGTACCGCAGACGAGTCTGACGGCCCTGTGGATCAAAAGATCAAGGATCAATGCACGGATGAAACCATTAAAGACGAACTTATGGATAAATCCATTAAATGCCTATATCCCATGTCCAAAGAAGAACGCCTCGATCTGTTGGAATACCTGAAAACGCTATGA
- a CDS encoding ribonuclease catalytic domain-containing protein: MNVFYEEEGTFKVATVLADNTTSLQVEAPHGKRAKIKAASVLLRFEAPSPSEFMDLAQKMAEDLDPNFLWECCEREAEFASDALAADYFGHTAKSEEAAAVLIRLHSAPIYFYKKGRGRYKAAPSKALEAALAGQEKKRLQVEQQARYVQLLSAFTLPEEFRPLLRNLLYRPDKNTVEWKALDTVCAATKLSVPALLEKCGAIPSTHDYHVNRFLLEHFPEGIGFGVPDAGGELRDPSDLPLAEVVAFSIDDATTTEIDDAFSVTPLTLGSFRIGIHIAGPTLGIPPGSLLDMEAAQRLSTVYLPGSKITMLPEAVIHHYTLGEERLCPALSMYIDVADDFTVMGTNSRIERVRIAANLRHDALEEHFNEYTLAAGSLDHPFGKALLALWKFACKMEAVRGKSNDGNNEKIDYSFHVEDDRVTISERRRGSPIDKVVSELMIYVNTEWGKQLADGGIAGIYRSQGGGKVRMSTSPAPHQGLGVSQYAWISSPMRRYVDFINQRQLVALLRKETPPYTRDSDSLQISMRDFEAAYEIYGDFQRRMERYWCLRWLLQENISITGAQVLKENLVKLDRLPLVARITSLPEMPPETTIEVEISQIDLLELTFHARFLRKLDA, from the coding sequence ATGAATGTTTTTTACGAAGAGGAAGGTACCTTCAAAGTAGCCACAGTCCTTGCTGACAATACGACATCGCTGCAAGTGGAGGCGCCTCACGGCAAGCGCGCAAAGATAAAGGCAGCCTCGGTACTGCTGCGGTTTGAGGCACCCTCGCCGTCCGAATTTATGGATCTCGCGCAGAAAATGGCGGAGGACCTTGATCCGAATTTTCTCTGGGAGTGCTGCGAGCGTGAGGCCGAGTTCGCCAGCGATGCATTGGCTGCGGATTATTTCGGTCACACAGCAAAGTCCGAGGAAGCGGCCGCGGTGCTGATCCGGTTGCACAGCGCGCCCATATATTTTTATAAAAAAGGTCGGGGGCGCTATAAAGCCGCGCCATCGAAAGCATTGGAGGCGGCGCTTGCCGGCCAGGAAAAGAAGCGCCTGCAGGTGGAACAGCAGGCTCGCTATGTGCAATTACTAAGCGCGTTTACCCTGCCGGAAGAATTCAGGCCGTTGTTGCGCAACCTGCTCTACCGGCCCGACAAGAATACCGTCGAGTGGAAGGCGCTGGACACCGTTTGTGCTGCAACCAAGCTAAGTGTTCCTGCCTTGCTCGAAAAATGTGGCGCGATACCGTCTACGCATGACTACCATGTCAACCGGTTCCTGCTGGAGCATTTTCCCGAAGGAATCGGCTTCGGCGTGCCGGACGCGGGCGGCGAATTGCGCGACCCATCAGATTTGCCCCTGGCGGAGGTGGTGGCGTTCAGCATAGATGATGCCACCACGACCGAAATTGACGATGCCTTTTCGGTCACGCCGCTGACTCTGGGAAGTTTTCGCATCGGTATCCATATTGCCGGGCCCACATTGGGCATCCCGCCGGGTTCCCTCCTGGATATGGAGGCCGCACAGCGTCTTTCCACCGTATATCTTCCGGGCAGCAAAATCACGATGCTGCCGGAAGCGGTGATACATCACTACACATTGGGTGAAGAACGGCTATGCCCGGCACTTTCAATGTATATAGACGTGGCGGACGATTTCACTGTTATGGGTACAAACAGCCGCATCGAACGAGTAAGGATTGCCGCCAATCTCAGACACGATGCGCTGGAGGAACACTTTAACGAATATACCCTGGCGGCGGGAAGCCTTGATCACCCTTTTGGCAAGGCATTGCTGGCGCTATGGAAGTTTGCCTGCAAGATGGAAGCGGTTCGCGGCAAGTCCAACGACGGCAATAATGAGAAAATCGATTATAGCTTCCACGTCGAGGATGATCGTGTCACCATCAGCGAGCGCCGGCGGGGTTCGCCGATCGATAAGGTGGTATCGGAACTGATGATTTACGTGAATACCGAATGGGGCAAGCAACTGGCCGATGGCGGTATCGCCGGCATCTATCGCAGCCAGGGTGGCGGTAAGGTCAGGATGAGCACCTCTCCCGCGCCGCACCAGGGGTTGGGTGTTTCTCAATATGCCTGGATCAGTTCGCCGATGCGCCGCTATGTGGATTTCATCAATCAGCGGCAACTGGTCGCGCTGCTGCGGAAGGAGACGCCGCCTTATACCCGGGACAGTGATAGTCTGCAGATATCCATGCGCGATTTCGAAGCGGCTTATGAGATCTACGGAGATTTTCAACGGAGAATGGAGCGCTACTGGTGTCTGCGCTGGCTGTTGCAGGAGAATATCAGTATAACGGGAGCGCAGGTACTTAAGGAAAATCTGGTGAAGCTGGATCGCCTTCCTTTGGTCGCGCGGATAACCTCATTGCCGGAAATGCCACCGGAAACGACCATTGAAGTGGAGATTTCCCAGATAGATTTGCTGGAGCTCACCTTCCATGCAAGATTCCTGCGTAAACTGGATGCATAG
- a CDS encoding energy transducer TonB, which translates to MSATPNISDFNSASVRGWLASPSSRLNVTILISVIFHAIVLFGITLKLPHLEIGKAAVPLEVVLVHGKSASKSRSADMPAKTSLDGGGNKASMPLPLSPEHVVAQAEQLEQETEQRMTAVDSEDTYQIQLPSDKSEQNRAGINGSDLVQRSLEIARLEAQTARDSAAYQRPPKRRFIGARTQEYRFARYVEDWRLKVERIGNMNYPEAARREKLYGNLQLTVGIRSDGSLESLEINRSSGKKVLDEAAVRIVHLAGQNGFAPFPPDISRDTDVLHITRTWAFTPSDELTSQ; encoded by the coding sequence TTGAGCGCTACTCCAAATATATCGGATTTTAATTCAGCCTCGGTCCGCGGATGGCTGGCAAGCCCTTCGTCGCGCCTGAACGTGACGATATTGATTTCGGTGATTTTTCACGCGATTGTTTTGTTCGGGATCACCCTCAAACTCCCGCATCTGGAAATCGGCAAGGCCGCTGTGCCACTGGAAGTCGTGCTGGTCCACGGTAAATCTGCATCGAAATCGCGCAGTGCGGATATGCCGGCCAAAACTAGCCTGGATGGCGGAGGTAACAAGGCCAGTATGCCGCTTCCCTTGTCGCCGGAACACGTGGTTGCGCAAGCGGAGCAACTTGAACAGGAAACGGAACAACGGATGACTGCGGTGGATAGTGAAGACACTTATCAAATACAGCTTCCTTCTGATAAGTCCGAGCAAAACCGCGCCGGGATTAACGGTAGCGACCTGGTTCAGCGCAGCCTCGAGATCGCTCGCCTGGAAGCTCAAACCGCACGGGACTCTGCAGCTTATCAGCGCCCTCCAAAACGCAGATTTATTGGTGCTCGCACGCAGGAATACCGCTTTGCCCGCTATGTCGAAGATTGGCGCCTCAAAGTGGAGCGAATCGGCAACATGAATTATCCGGAAGCGGCAAGGCGGGAAAAACTCTATGGAAACCTGCAACTCACCGTTGGTATCAGGTCTGACGGCAGTCTCGAGTCGCTTGAAATAAATCGCTCGTCGGGAAAGAAAGTTCTGGATGAAGCGGCAGTACGCATTGTCCATTTGGCGGGACAAAACGGATTTGCTCCCTTTCCGCCGGACATCAGTCGGGATACTGATGTCCTGCATATTACCCGCACTTGGGCGTTTACCCCTTCGGACGAGCTGACCAGCCAATAA
- the aroE gene encoding shikimate dehydrogenase: MTDFYAVIGNPIAHSKSPWIHAEFSRQTGQDMQYEAILAPVDAFAATVAVFRERGGKGMNVTVPFKLEACKISRRLTRRADVAQAVNTLVFSADGILGDNTDGAGLVRDIMINLEFPLAGKRILLMGAGGAARGVVLPLLEHSPSVLTIANRTKQKAHLLQQQFSRYGNIVSGDYADLGGEKFDLVINATSASLKGRVPPLPAGIFADESMAYDMMYGDGRTPFLQFAKQQGASRLTDGIGMLVEQAAESFFLWRGIRPETDRVIRGLRNL; encoded by the coding sequence ATGACTGATTTCTATGCCGTCATCGGCAACCCCATTGCCCACAGCAAATCACCCTGGATTCATGCCGAATTTTCGCGGCAGACGGGCCAGGATATGCAATATGAAGCGATACTTGCGCCGGTGGATGCTTTCGCTGCAACGGTGGCGGTTTTCCGGGAACGCGGCGGTAAAGGCATGAACGTGACGGTTCCGTTCAAGCTGGAAGCCTGCAAGATTTCCCGGCGTTTGACCAGGCGAGCCGATGTCGCTCAAGCGGTAAACACGCTCGTATTCAGTGCCGATGGAATTCTCGGGGACAATACCGATGGAGCTGGACTGGTGCGTGACATTATGATCAATCTTGAATTCCCTCTCGCGGGCAAGCGGATATTGTTGATGGGCGCGGGCGGAGCGGCCCGGGGTGTGGTGCTGCCGCTGCTGGAACATTCACCAAGTGTTCTGACAATCGCCAATCGCACCAAACAAAAAGCGCACTTGCTGCAACAGCAATTTTCCCGCTACGGAAATATCGTTTCCGGCGATTATGCGGATCTCGGTGGAGAGAAATTTGATCTCGTCATTAATGCCACGTCCGCCAGTCTGAAGGGCAGGGTGCCACCCTTGCCCGCCGGTATTTTTGCCGATGAATCGATGGCTTATGACATGATGTATGGCGATGGACGCACTCCTTTTTTGCAATTCGCAAAGCAACAGGGCGCGTCGCGTCTGACCGACGGCATCGGGATGCTGGTGGAGCAAGCAGCGGAATCCTTTTTCCTGTGGCGTGGGATAAGACCGGAGACTGATCGGGTGATTAGAGGGTTAAGGAATCTCTGA
- the mtgA gene encoding monofunctional biosynthetic peptidoglycan transglycosylase yields the protein MHNFIKRWLWRLFLLLTGAVFVYQLWILGHVVYWNFYNPSTSAFMQDRLDELREKNSTVSLRTQWTPYERISPHLKRAIIAAEDGKFLEHEGFDFEAIQKAYEKNLKKGRLVAGGSTISQQLAKNLFLSGERTPWRKIQEAVITLMLEKVMSKRRILEIYLNVIEWGNGVFGAEAAIRHYYGVSASSVTAEQAARLAAMVPSPRFYDRNRNTPWLLRKTDIILSRMASAQIP from the coding sequence ATGCACAACTTCATTAAGCGCTGGTTATGGCGTCTCTTCCTCCTCCTCACCGGCGCGGTATTTGTCTATCAGCTATGGATTCTGGGCCATGTTGTTTATTGGAATTTCTACAATCCCTCCACCAGTGCGTTCATGCAGGATCGGTTGGATGAATTACGGGAAAAAAATTCCACAGTGTCATTACGCACCCAATGGACGCCTTATGAGCGGATTTCCCCTCATCTCAAGCGTGCGATCATAGCTGCAGAGGATGGCAAGTTCCTGGAACATGAGGGGTTCGATTTCGAAGCTATTCAGAAGGCCTACGAAAAAAACCTGAAAAAGGGCAGGCTGGTTGCGGGGGGGTCCACCATCAGCCAGCAGCTTGCGAAAAACCTGTTTCTTTCCGGCGAAAGAACGCCGTGGCGCAAAATCCAGGAAGCCGTCATCACGTTGATGCTGGAAAAGGTGATGTCCAAACGACGCATCCTGGAAATCTACCTGAACGTCATTGAATGGGGAAATGGAGTATTCGGTGCGGAGGCGGCTATCCGTCACTATTATGGCGTTTCCGCTTCTTCCGTCACCGCGGAACAAGCTGCCCGTCTCGCCGCCATGGTTCCGAGTCCGCGATTCTACGATCGTAATCGCAATACACCGTGGCTATTGAGGAAAACTGATATCATCCTTAGCCGCATGGCATCCGCCCAAATTCCCTGA
- the mgtE gene encoding magnesium transporter encodes MTKANTLGETEDLQENLRRLTHLLHKHKLVEGLVHTQQMPRQELVEALVHKQNLAELQNLLDRLHPADVAHILEAMPLEDRLMIWELVKAERDGEILLEVSDAVRETLIATMDSGEMLAATGQLDADEIADLAPDLPRDVMEDVFQSLPMEEREQLRAAMSYPEDAVGALMDFDVVTIREDVTLEVVLRYLRRLDELPDHTDQLFVVDRDEHLKGVLPVNRLLVSDPDATVGSVMAKEMVKLHPSDNAHQAAQAFERYDLVSASVVNAEDKLIGRVTVNAVMDFIREQAESEALNLAGLREEEDLFAPVWKSLKNRWTWLAINLVTAFIASRVIGVFEDSIEKLVALAALMPIIAGIGGNSGNQTITMIVRALALGQLNAGNARKLFAKEIGVSAVNGVVWGSVVGLFAFFIYGSGSLGLVMTLAMMLNLLLAALLGVLIPLTLHKLGRDPAAGSSVMITAVTDSGGFFIFLGLATLFLV; translated from the coding sequence ATGACTAAAGCAAATACCCTCGGGGAGACCGAAGATCTGCAAGAAAACTTGCGGCGCCTGACGCATCTACTGCATAAACACAAGCTGGTGGAAGGTCTCGTGCATACCCAGCAAATGCCGCGCCAGGAACTGGTCGAAGCTTTGGTGCACAAGCAGAATCTGGCGGAACTGCAAAATCTGCTCGACAGGCTCCACCCCGCGGACGTTGCGCATATCCTGGAAGCCATGCCTCTCGAAGATCGCCTCATGATCTGGGAACTGGTCAAGGCAGAGCGCGATGGCGAGATTCTTCTGGAAGTTTCCGACGCGGTTCGCGAAACACTCATCGCCACGATGGACAGTGGCGAAATGCTGGCGGCAACGGGTCAGCTCGATGCCGACGAAATTGCCGATCTTGCGCCCGATTTGCCACGCGACGTCATGGAGGATGTGTTCCAGTCGCTGCCGATGGAGGAGCGCGAGCAGTTACGCGCCGCCATGTCCTATCCGGAAGATGCGGTTGGCGCGCTGATGGATTTCGACGTGGTGACTATCCGGGAGGATGTGACTCTGGAAGTCGTGCTGCGTTATCTGCGCCGGCTGGATGAGCTGCCTGACCATACCGATCAGTTGTTTGTGGTGGACCGGGATGAGCATCTGAAAGGAGTGCTGCCGGTGAACCGACTGCTGGTAAGCGATCCCGATGCCACGGTGGGATCAGTGATGGCCAAGGAAATGGTGAAGCTTCATCCCAGCGATAATGCTCATCAGGCGGCGCAGGCATTTGAGCGCTATGACCTTGTTTCCGCTTCGGTGGTCAATGCGGAGGATAAACTGATAGGCCGTGTTACCGTCAACGCAGTGATGGATTTTATCCGCGAGCAGGCGGAAAGCGAAGCGTTGAACCTGGCGGGTTTGCGGGAAGAAGAGGATTTGTTTGCGCCAGTATGGAAAAGCTTGAAGAACCGCTGGACCTGGCTGGCCATTAATCTCGTAACCGCATTTATTGCATCGCGCGTGATCGGTGTATTTGAGGATTCCATCGAAAAGCTGGTGGCGCTGGCGGCGCTCATGCCGATTATTGCGGGTATCGGCGGCAATTCGGGCAATCAGACAATTACGATGATCGTGCGCGCCCTCGCTTTGGGCCAACTCAATGCAGGCAATGCGCGCAAACTGTTTGCCAAGGAGATTGGCGTGAGTGCGGTGAACGGTGTGGTATGGGGTAGCGTAGTCGGTTTGTTCGCCTTTTTCATTTACGGCAGCGGCTCTCTTGGACTGGTGATGACGCTGGCAATGATGTTGAATTTGTTGCTGGCGGCTTTATTGGGTGTATTGATCCCGTTGACTCTGCATAAACTTGGCCGCGACCCGGCGGCGGGTTCCAGCGTGATGATTACCGCCGTTACCGATAGCGGGGGTTTTTTCATTTTCCTGGGGCTCGCAACCCTTTTTCTTGTTTAG
- the lysA gene encoding diaminopimelate decarboxylase — MSGFPSFDYRNGRLYGESVQLDRIAREFGTPCYVYSRAALVAAYREFDAAFGGRDHLVCYAVKANSNLAILNLLARLGSGFDIVSGGELQRVLKAGGDPQKVVFSGVGKQPDEMRAALAAGIFCFNVESEAELAVLDRVAGELNKIAPVSLRVNPDVDAKTHPYISTGLKENKFGVPFEEAEKLYASAREFANLRISGLDCHIGSQLTKLGPFVEACGKILGLLIRLETLGFTIDHLDLGGGLGIRYLGENPPAAKDYVTALCAAIGPRNQRILIEPGRALVGNAGVLLTRVEYLKHTPHRDFAIVDAAMNDLMRPALYDAYHEILPVIANGGDEKIYQIVGPVCETGDFLGHDRKLALSQGDLLAIMSAGAYGMSMSSNYNTRPRAAEVMVDGDHVHLIRQRESLEQLLAGEKMLP; from the coding sequence GTGAGTGGTTTTCCTTCATTTGATTATCGCAATGGGAGGCTGTACGGTGAATCGGTTCAACTGGATCGCATTGCCCGCGAATTCGGCACGCCCTGCTATGTTTATTCACGCGCGGCGCTCGTTGCGGCTTACAGGGAATTCGACGCCGCATTCGGCGGACGCGACCATCTGGTGTGCTATGCAGTCAAGGCTAACTCCAATCTGGCTATTCTCAATTTACTCGCCCGTCTCGGCAGCGGCTTCGATATTGTCTCCGGGGGAGAACTCCAGCGAGTGCTGAAAGCGGGCGGTGATCCGCAAAAAGTGGTGTTTTCGGGAGTGGGCAAGCAACCGGATGAGATGCGGGCGGCGCTTGCTGCGGGAATATTCTGTTTCAACGTGGAATCGGAAGCGGAATTGGCCGTGCTGGACCGGGTGGCGGGTGAGTTGAATAAAATCGCGCCGGTGAGCCTGCGGGTCAATCCCGATGTGGACGCAAAGACGCACCCTTATATTTCCACTGGTCTCAAGGAAAACAAATTTGGTGTGCCCTTCGAAGAGGCGGAGAAGCTTTATGCCTCCGCACGCGAATTTGCCAACTTGCGCATCAGCGGACTGGATTGCCATATCGGCTCACAATTGACCAAACTGGGCCCCTTTGTCGAAGCTTGCGGGAAAATACTTGGCCTGTTGATTCGCCTTGAAACGCTGGGATTTACTATCGATCATCTGGATCTGGGCGGCGGTCTCGGCATTCGCTATTTGGGAGAAAATCCGCCCGCGGCGAAAGACTACGTCACGGCATTGTGTGCCGCGATCGGCCCACGTAACCAGCGCATCCTTATCGAACCTGGCCGCGCGCTGGTGGGCAACGCCGGTGTATTGCTTACGCGCGTCGAGTATCTCAAACATACCCCGCATCGGGATTTCGCCATCGTGGATGCCGCCATGAATGACCTGATGCGTCCGGCACTCTATGACGCCTACCATGAAATCCTGCCGGTTATTGCGAATGGCGGCGATGAGAAAATATATCAGATTGTCGGGCCCGTTTGTGAAACAGGCGATTTTTTGGGGCATGACCGGAAGCTGGCATTGTCTCAGGGCGACTTGCTAGCCATTATGTCCGCCGGAGCCTACGGCATGAGCATGAGCTCAAACTACAATACCCGCCCCCGTGCCGCTGAGGTCATGGTGGATGGTGACCACGTTCACCTTATTCGCCAACGCGAATCCCTGGAGCAACTGCTTGCCGGCGAGAAAATGCTTCCCTGA
- the lptM gene encoding LPS translocon maturation chaperone LptM, with the protein MHKFCTASLLLLLLNGCGLKGPLYLPQEQPAQSSQQSPDEVKKK; encoded by the coding sequence ATGCATAAATTCTGCACCGCTTCCCTGCTGCTCTTGCTGCTCAATGGCTGCGGCCTGAAGGGGCCTCTCTATCTTCCGCAAGAACAACCTGCGCAGTCATCGCAGCAATCCCCGGACGAAGTGAAAAAGAAGTGA
- a CDS encoding PEP-CTERM sorting domain-containing protein codes for MSYLRPLPGLLFALAISVYQPLGYAAVSTSYSFANITHNNAGAEADGEANLKVEVIDLGSHQVRFNFTNTSTSSLTDVYFDDGTLLGIASITSSSGVNFSQGASPPNLPGGNLVSPAFVTTAGFLADSNAPVSGNGVSQGEWLAIDFDLTGAQTYSSVINALALPNNGGTGDLRIGLHLQRFASGGGNESFINLSSPIPEPETYAMFMAGLSLMGFLARRRKPLE; via the coding sequence ATGAGTTATCTAAGACCATTGCCGGGCTTGCTGTTTGCCCTCGCGATATCGGTTTATCAGCCGCTCGGATACGCGGCGGTATCAACCTCTTATAGTTTTGCAAATATCACGCATAACAACGCGGGAGCCGAGGCGGATGGGGAAGCGAACCTCAAGGTTGAGGTGATAGATCTTGGCAGCCATCAGGTGAGATTCAATTTTACCAACACTTCCACTTCTTCCCTGACCGATGTCTACTTTGACGACGGTACGCTTCTCGGGATTGCATCCATTACGTCTTCATCGGGAGTGAATTTCTCGCAAGGGGCCAGTCCGCCCAATCTTCCCGGCGGCAATTTAGTCAGCCCCGCTTTTGTGACAACCGCCGGCTTTCTGGCGGATTCCAATGCACCTGTCTCGGGGAACGGTGTTAGCCAGGGTGAATGGCTCGCCATCGATTTCGACCTGACTGGCGCTCAGACATACAGCAGCGTTATCAACGCGCTCGCACTCCCGAACAATGGCGGAACCGGCGACTTGCGCATCGGTTTGCATCTGCAACGGTTTGCGAGTGGTGGCGGCAATGAGAGTTTTATCAACCTATCTTCTCCTATTCCTGAACCTGAAACCTATGCCATGTTCATGGCTGGCTTGAGTCTGATGGGCTTTCTGGCGCGCCGCCGTAAACCCCTTGAATAG
- a CDS encoding M48 family metallopeptidase gives MTAAKLSRTPKDKRTAPADEIRRVCLNGKEVAYTLKRCKRRTIGMKIDSEGLTVRIPLRESLHWVESVLRNKADWVVEKLDEWRTRKLYEPVWEEGAIFPLLGEPWQLAARAAGVTQMTRATMKTGTEDRQMQLPLLSVLTPRQIEKIVMDWYCNKAIACFSERIALYADKLGVALPQLRLSRARTQWGSCNTHGIVHLNWRLIQMPLHLVDYVVAHELSHLIEMNHSPAFWQTVGRVYPDYVAARKELKRLG, from the coding sequence ATGACGGCAGCAAAACTATCCCGAACGCCGAAGGATAAGCGGACAGCGCCCGCAGACGAAATCCGCCGTGTCTGTTTGAACGGCAAGGAAGTCGCTTATACGCTCAAGCGCTGCAAACGCAGAACGATCGGCATGAAAATTGACAGCGAGGGCCTGACCGTCCGCATTCCATTAAGAGAATCGTTGCACTGGGTCGAATCGGTATTGCGAAACAAGGCCGATTGGGTGGTGGAAAAACTCGATGAATGGAGAACTCGAAAATTGTACGAACCGGTATGGGAAGAAGGAGCCATTTTCCCGCTGCTGGGCGAACCCTGGCAGTTGGCGGCGAGAGCTGCCGGGGTCACGCAAATGACTCGGGCAACGATGAAGACAGGAACTGAAGACAGGCAGATGCAATTGCCGCTGCTTTCCGTCCTAACCCCACGGCAAATCGAAAAAATCGTAATGGACTGGTATTGCAACAAAGCAATCGCATGCTTCAGCGAACGAATCGCGCTGTATGCGGATAAGCTCGGCGTTGCGCTGCCGCAGTTGCGGCTATCGCGCGCCAGAACCCAGTGGGGCAGTTGCAACACACATGGCATTGTCCATCTCAACTGGCGGTTGATTCAAATGCCACTTCATCTGGTGGACTATGTCGTGGCGCATGAATTGTCGCACCTCATCGAGATGAATCACTCGCCGGCTTTCTGGCAAACGGTGGGACGCGTCTATCCGGATTATGTGGCAGCGAGGAAGGAGTTGAAGAGGCTTGGATGA